The region aatatctTTCACTCGTCTCCTGACCAACCTGTTTTCTTGAATACTACCAAAAGCTGGATCTTTCTTTTAAACTGAAATATCTTTGGTATGCTGTTTTCACTGTGCTTATTTTTGGCTTGTTTGCTTCTTTCACAGGAGATGTGGCAAGTGATAAACCAACAGTTTTGTGGTCATTGTACTTCAATCAAGCAATCTCTGATTCCTCTTGTGTTGCTGACTTGCCATCAAACATGCATGTTTTAGATATGCCTGGGGTAACTATTGGGTTTGGTGAGGCTCTTCAGCAGGTGTGTGTGCTCTACCCCCCTACTCTAGAATATATTTGAAGTTAGACACAGTTTTAGTCTCTGCTTGCCCTCTGTTCTATACTGATTCCGagtggtatttttttttttgcaaaaaacacttaatgCCTAGCCTTGTCTTGAGTAACAGGCCAAGCAGTGATGCCCTTTAGTTCAGCATACAGATTTCCGTTGAAATCTTtttcttgaaacattttttgatGCTTCCTTGAGGAATCATATTTGAATGGTTTGCCTGTTTGAGGCTATTAAAACCGACTTTGACAATAAgccaaaacaataattttattgagtTCTATCTCAGGTGAATTAAATGAGAGAAGAGGTTGGAAAGAGCTTTTTCTGTGTGTTTGATAGGCAAAGGAAGTGTTTGAGAAGATATGTCCAGGTGAGGAGTTCCTTCAGCGTGTTCCCAATCCTGAGGACATAATATTGGATGGCATTCTCCAAGACGGCAATCAGAATGTCGTGGAGCCAGCAGGGGAGGTTGCTCAGACTGGAGAGACTGAGCATGATTGTCATAATGACGAGAATCAAGCCTCAGAGGCAGGACCTGACgagaaagagagaaatgaAGCAAGTAACAGTGAAGCTGACACGGAGACTCAGGGTCACTCAGTGGGAGATGCAGAACAGAATGTGGAAATAGCAGACGCTAAGGAGCAACATGTTGAGGAGGGAAAAGACTTATCTTGAaggataacaataataataatgggaTTTGCCTACAAGAAAGACCACAATTTTGGTAACAATCACTAACTACATTATCATAAATTTCATTGACTTTATGCGGGACCATGAAGACAGTTTTAAATTGGTAGGGCTAAGAAATCTGGCCAAGACAAAGAAGCCTTAGAGGTCACTGTTCCTTCATTTATCATGCATTTTGTACCATGCATTTGCATGCTATTGTATTGATTTGGGAGCCCTAAAAAATGAACCCAAGCAAAAAAGTGGTAGCACTGTGGCCCTGCCAGTCCATCCCACTTCGAGGTCCCTGTTATGCAGTGTTTTTGTTAAGGTTTGAAATAGTCAGGACAATTGTTGTTCTGACAGGGACCGAAAAGGGGGGCGGAGCCCCCATCTCGGCACGCAGTGCCAAGTTGGGGTAACTGTGAGATGGGGCCAGCCCCCTTGTGGGTATAGGGGGCCTCctccaaaattgttttttacattttgaggCCCCTGGGTTGCATTTTGGACAAGCTCTAGCCAATTTGGCTTTCTGTTTTAGCTCTTTTAAGAAAGGCATTTGCTgcttaaaaagataaaaatatataatagGCTTTTCACTCTTACAGCAGAGGCCAAGCTTATGTTCAGCAtcaactttttattttcaagccaAGTAAACATACTCGGTAACGATAAATCTATAAATCACACGAAAAATGGCATTAATTTGACATATAAGGTTGTGTGATTTCTTCACATTGTAATACTGCTTGTAAAAgatttttgttattcaattttAACTAAAGGGAATAAATTTCTAATTACAGCATGATAAAATAGGCAGGACGAAAATTTAAATAGCCGAGTAAATGTCCCGGTGTCCCGGGTCTAACAAAAACACTGTTATGACATTAAATTGATGCAAACGCAGAATTCAGAGTTGAGACaaacagtaacaatagtaTGTATTGAATGTTTTTATGACTTTATACCACACAACCTAATTTTGTTAGTCGTAACAGAAGAAAGTGTGAGAACATTAGTTTGTAAATGGGTAAATGATGCTAAATTCTTACCAGATTTATCGTGAGAAATGTCAGTATGATGAGGTTAATGACAagaattttctatttttgtttggATCTTGTTAATCAGGACGCAAGTTGatgtttatttgctttttctcgCCAAAAATAAGATTGGGCCTAAAGAatttgaagcatttttttataaaatactTGGTTCTTGTGCAGCATTCATTGCCTTATTCCTCGCCTacagctgttttttttattttttaactgcTATAAATGACTTTTCGCCTTTTGTGATAACTGAAAGGTTTGTGAAAACTGTATTGAAAAAGTAACTTCTGAACTGACCAGAAGAGGCTCCACAGACAAGTAGaagccaaaaaaaagcaagaacagGGAATAAACACTAAGGTATTTTTTGTAgttatactactacctgagaaatttctgcaatttgattggctgagggcagaggtatttcagcttaatttgcaATACAGTAAACACACACATATAAGAACCCAGATTTTCCAATTTAGGCTAAATTGGTTCTTATATAAGATTGGTATTTACAGTAGTTTCAGGCTATCTAGGTTCCAGAAAATTTGTTCCAGACACTTGTAATTTCAAGgtcattttctaaaataagaAGCTGTTTAATTTAGGCTAAACTGGTTCCCAtgtaggggggggggggggtaaaatgaaattcttaGCCTAACATGTGCTTATATTCTAGGTTCCTATATGTGGGTGTTTACTGTACCTAAATGTGAAAAGTTATTATCGTGACCAAAATCACGAAATAATCTCGTCACGCGAGTTACgaaaaaatggcggaaagattcctagattttgaaattcaggagattcaagaattaaaagaaaattcggaaatccaaaatactgagaaaggtacatcgacctggctcagtttctggaccagctggggctaaaacaagaactttgaaTTTGCTCTCCTACGAtacgaaaataaaaagatgGCGTTACAAGAccgaatttctcaggttgtagtataaacagaTAATTGTCCGAAAGAAACATGATTATGACAGGAACCGTCATTACTGTAACATACGTGGCCATCGAATGTGAGTTGTTTGGtgaaatataaatattttaacaaTTATCCTTCGAGAACCAAaagggctctgagtcaatagcccatgaggctgaaggccgaatgggctattgactcagaggccatgagggcgagaggaataattgttttagtaaaattcaTCAAGTTGATCAAAACCAtttcgagacaaaacatctttcgctagttaaagctagactttaatccttttttgtcgccaaaatattacaaatatggtTGTGCTTTTCGCTTCTGGTGGGCTACGGCATTCAGCTTAGTAgaagctcaaccaatcagaacgtagCATTGATAATAAACCACTGATTGGAATTTAACTAATGAGTAATTCGCTTAATTTCATCGTGAGTGAGCACACGGTCCAAGGTTTTGTCGAGAACTAATACAAATATGAAGAAGACGGTTTGATTTTAGTATACCATCAAATACTGTACAATTTttggaaatggaaaaattcacAGTCACTATCTGACACATGATTTTAAGTTTTGTCGATGACGTGAGTCGCTTCTAGTAGCTCATTTAAGAATCATGTGATTCATGGTATGTGAATTTTATTGTCTTGAGACGACTCTAGGCTTCGCTTGACGTCTCTGTGGGTTGTACACTTCCTTCGGTCCGGgcgtaattttttttcgggCGTTTGTATGTCAACAGTTACAGGGACACATTCGCAGTCTTGTTTTTCAGAGAAATACAGACCACTACCACCCTtcccaaaaggaaaattaatctTGGGGGAGAAAAGTAGCTGTTCTCTCATTAATTGCCTcggagaaaaaaagaacacttcaTGCGAGTCAAGGGAAAATAGTGCACTTATTATTTTAAGACTTAAAAGTCAAGAAAATGTAATTGAGGCAGCGTGATGACAGATATCTCGAATgaaataattcagaagatggTTAAACAGTTTTAaccaataatatatacatgtcaaatgaagatatgatcctcgcacttgctggacaatttaagcaattgtcttatgaacctgaaaaattcaggtgactcaacgggattcgaacccatatACATGTGCGGTGTATTTGGATATTCACAGTTTGCATTCAAATTCTCCTCGCACGGATGATTCATTGTCTTCGCGGCGTATTTCCTGAgaattcattttcaaaatggaatCTCAAATCCTTTTTCGATAACTTGACGATAATAAATGGTGTAACCTTACGCACTTTTTTTCGGATAAAAAGCAATGGTGTAACATTTCACTGGCCAACGTTTGTCAAcgttgctatttagcaatcaCCCTTATATGGTAGAAATGGGGGTACGTACCTTGACGTCATATGTTCGGGACTACAATATTTTCATCAGCGAACAGCAAGAATAATATACTTACCGGCATTTTCGTTGTCGTTGTTCAAATCTGGTTGGGTCTTGAAGGGTTTCTTATTCAATATGAATCAACCTAGAAAGCAGCAACGCATGATGGTGCATTTCGTTGCTGGTGGTTTGGGAGGTTCTGTCGGTGCGTTCGTAACATGTCCACTCGAGGTTATTCAGACGAGACTACAATCATCCGCCTTTCATCTTCAGCGAAATACTAAGATGAATACAGCCAAGCCTCGTGTCATAAAGAACATTTCAACAACTGCACCATCTGCGAATTTCAGTACGACAAATGTTGCCGACACGACGCTGAACATCGCAGCGAATCGTTTCAAAGGAATTATTTCATATGGAAGACTGATGGTACAGCAAGAAGGCTTCTTGTCTCTTTACAAGGGTCTTGGACCAACGTTGCTCGGTGTTACTCCATCAAGAgctatttatttttcattttattctaaaacaaaggatttctTAAACAAATGCGGTAAATTCAGCCCCGATTCCTCACCGGTTCACATGATTTCAGCCGCTTTTGCGTCGTTCGTAAACCACACTGTCACCAATCCCCTATGGTTCGTGAAGACACGACTTCAACTAGACAACAGGAAGGCCAGACAAGTTACTGCCATTCAAATCGTCAGGGACGCTTACAAAACTGAAGGAATTCGAGCTTTTTATCGAGGACTTTCTGCGTCTTACGTTGGGATTTCAGAAACGGTCGTTCACTTTACAATctatgaaaaaatgaaagtgaaactAATCAATTTTCAGCggaagaaaaatgacaaattttctgTGCTCGAGGGTACGCTTGCTGCCGGCATTTCCAAGTGCATTGCGGCGAGCCTGTGTTATCCTCATGAAGTTGCTCGGACTCGACTTCGCCAACAAGAAAATGAGTtactggaaaaaaacaaatacaagtCGTTTCTTCAAACTCTGAAAACTGTTGCGAAAGAGGAAGGTTGGATTGGTCTTTACGGAGGCCTAGGAACACATTTACTTCGTCAAGTTCCAAACACGGCAATTATGTTTTTCACTTACGAATTCGTGGTCTATCTGTTGGACTCGGGAAGTGGatgaaaaatatgtcaaaGTATAAACAGAACTTAATATATCATTAAATTGAGTACAAATTTGTAGAGCCAGAATTTATTGCAATGCAATACAAATGCAGTTTATTCGCATTTTGATGTTTCATTGTCCCTTTATAATCTATCACTCGTATAGGTAACCGATTGAatcaaaactgatttttgaAATGACGTATTCCCTAAACATGGATTCTACCCAtactgcaaataatattcatgACATTGTTATCTAGAACTATCGAAGTAGAACTGTTATGAAACTTTAAATGTCAAGGGTTTCTGCCCAAGGTTATGTAACTTGTATTGTTGTCAAGTGCTAATTAATTACTTGACAAGTGATAAAACAGAAGACAACAACAATATATTGCAGTCACACCATATTTGCTCATACCCTTAAAACATTTTCCAAAGATTTCTAGTGGTcttttacttaaaaaaaattagaaagtCAGTGTTACCCACTGATGAGTGTAGAGCTCTTGCTCTATACAAACATGTATGTATTAAACAAAGTCAAAAATATGGCCGTCTTCCATCAATCTTATTGTATTTGCTCTACTCATGCTAGTATTGTGCACTTGGGAAACACACAGTCATAACATAGATTTATTTagaacaatattaataattattattatatccaCTGAGTAGTTAGGTCAGTTGGTTGAGTATCAccgtgcgggaggtcgtgggtTTGAACcctggccggaccaacactgaGGGTCTTTAAATGACTGAGTAGACaatgctgcctttgtaatgacatctgcaaatggttagactctcTAGGCTTCGTCGTTAAGGATGACAAACCGTAGACCCCGTCTTGCCATTCTTCATTGTTCACAATTCTatgtaaaagaacccacgTATGGTTCAAAAAGAGTAGGGTACGGAGTTCCCCGTGTTGTGGTCTGACCTTGTTGTGGGCGGATACCCTCGATAGGGAAACCTCCTTCCCTTCCCTTTCATTCAGttcaattgaaatgaataaagatGATGGTGATGTGATGATTCTTCAAGGGTATGCTGGACACGAagtgatagatagccaacaaGTCACATAGTACTGAGTTAGTTGCAATCCTTTTATATCCAGCAAATCCGAGTAAGataataagtaaaaataattaataatttttgttttattaaaaattacaGGATCaacctttccatgttgattttattgCAGTTCAAAACAGCTTTTGTTGGCCATTTTATCTCAGAGCTGCAAAAGTGTTTTCAGCTCACTTTATTGCTGACGCATCCCTTGGCCATATTAGGTAAAACAGGTATGTGAACTGATAGCCTGTGTCTGgtgagccaatgaaaatgctggaaatctgatATCTGTATTTGTATGTGTATTGCAGTTATGAGTGGCACTGAAGCAGCTCCACTTTAAAATGAGCGTGGGAACATACAGTGTTCATTCCATATAATGGAGAACGGGAATTGGTTACTCATCCTAAAGTGCAGTCATGTGATTATACCTAGATATCATTGCACATAACTCAGTTGATTGAGTTGTAATTAAGCACTTGCGCAGAACACTTGGCTGAATTCACTGTGTACTCTATACTAGTACTCCGAACCTTGATACACAACAACCCAAACAaaccaagcaaacaaaaaaaaaaaacagacatgCAGAAAGGTAGTGTGTAGTAGGAAGTAGCGATTATACATTgggtaatttgcatttgaagcTGATGAGCACTAAAAACGTTCAAACACACCTCTCTTATCTCATGAGGTATACTGAATAATTGCTGTACATGTGGTGACTCTAAAACATCATGagactttctttttctgaaGAGATATTTTCCCATCCGTCAATATGATTATTCTAAGTTCAATTATGTATCTTGAATTGGAGACATCAATAACAGTCAGCCTATAATACTGGTTTTCCACTAAAGGAAGGAGGAATGTAACCATGGTTACACTCAGTGGTGGATCCTGGGAGGGGCAACCTCTCAAATCCTGTCATTTTTGGACCAAAGCCAAAGACCACAAACTTGATGTAttctgataaaaaaaacaaaaagatgtcaaaataCATTTGAGGGCTGgcttttttaatgaaaaatcaatcaataaatACCATATTTCTTCACCTATGTATACTGACCTTGGCTATAAGCAGAGACCATAAAAGTTAGAGACCTTTCAGCCGACTCACtttgtccaaaaaaaaaaagtagcatCACCAAATTCAGCAATTGTTTTTGAATCCCAAACCCTCGGCTACAAGCCGAACCCTGTTTCTCATGAAAAATCTCCCAAACGTCTGTGTCAAATAGTGAAAAAATCACGAGGCTTATAGATGAAGAAATACGGTAACATCATAGCATGTGAATCAGGAAGCAATAAGGTGCACTCAGAAGAAACTGAGGACAGGAAAGACCTGCATGGAAGGGTGCCTTTCATGGTTGTTATTACTCTTCATCTTTCCCATTCTCATCCAAAGGACCCAATGTGCACATAGAGGTTGGAGGTGACTATGTCCTTCATGGATACATTGAATGCGATTTGTCACCAACTTCCACGTAAACTCTAGCGCGTCCTTTACACCGCCAGTTAAGAGAGTGTCAGGGTAACAGAGGACAGAGGTCACTGCGTAATAGAGGTAACAGAAGACGACCTGGCTCAAGCTCGCGACAAAACGCTGGAGAGGGATCTTGCAACAATTTGTGTAGGCTCACATGAAGAGTGGGGCTAAAAAATACATTCCCATAGTACATTGCTTCTCGCCGCCAAGATGGCGGATTCCGAGGACGAAGACCGATCTCTTAATCTCACAGGGTTTTTGTTCGGGAATATAAACGAAAAAGGTGAACTTGAAGACACGGAGATCTTGGATGAGGTGATATGCATGATCTAGGTTGTTACTGGCATGTTTAAAGTTCTGGTGTATAGCTGTTTCAAGTTGCaatattttgttgaaattcGCAAAAAGCTGACGATGGTTCAGTCCATATAACTTATTAGAGAAGTTAAGCTTTGTGTTTCTAGCAAGCGACAAACGTGGAGGTggaatttgcctttttgcCAACACTCTGAAGCTGTATGCATTTTAACTATTTATAATTACGCTATAGCTACAGTTAGGAAGAAATATCTTCATGTAAACCAAGAAATGTAAGCaagcattaattattttttttctgagaatGAGTTTGATTTGTCTGTCTAAATTTCAGCGATTGTGCCGTTCACCTTAGAACCTGCTTATATGGCTTGTTTTGTTAATATTTAGCATTGATTTGTCagtcataatattattattattatttgacaaGTCATGTATGCATGATAATATAACAACATTCCATTTCACTATGAGCATCAAAATAGTTTACCACTAAAGAGAATCATTGTGTCATTCTTTTTAGGCTGTCATTGTTCAAAAGCTTCATAATTAAGAACTTATTCAACAATAATGTTCGGACATGTCTCCAGATTGAAGCATGAAAATTATACATCATGAAGCAGTAATCTCTACAGAAATCTTGCACTCATTAATTGCCATTAATGCTTTATAGTTAGTAACATAACCGGTCAAGTCGCCTGAAAGTCATGTCGCCTGGAGTCAGAGTCGTGTTGCCCGAAATTCATGGTCATGTTGTCTGAAATTTTATTGAGTATataaacttgaagaaaagtaACATCTTAAGTAAATGAAATCCACTGAACACCTATTCTAAGTGTGACAAGTGATATATACGACACAACACTTTGTATGGCATGCAGCGCATCATGTCACGACAATTGGGGGCATTTATATATTGATGCACCAATCAGGTGACAGTGGTGACAGGTAGTGAAGCATGACCAGTTTTGGTGATTGAGTAGTCATCGATTGCATCGATTAGTCATTTCAGCCATTACTCATTCTATGGAACAGATTCAAGGAATTACCCATAAGCGGAACATTTTTGATTATCAGAATTTCTCATACATATCAGAAAAATACATCAAATTCTCTTAGTTTGATTTATGGTATAAAAGTATTATTACTTTGGTATAAaagtattatttattattactactataATTATTCTagatttagtttttgttttatgttttatcACAAACTTAAGTTggtatttgaatttttttcaatgggTGGGTGTCACTTGCCTCACATGTAATTAGGTTTAGTTTCAAGCAATAGATATGTTTGTATTAATGTCGCAATCTTGCTCAGCAATCATGACTTGTGATGATTCTTGTCTGAGCTGTGCTGTAGACAAGATGGCAGCATTTTCAATGTTCCAATGATGACTTTTTTGGTCGTTCTTTCAAAACAGAATGCTTTGACATATAAAACAACGACAGTAAGAACCATACTGAAACTGATATCACTAATTTATTACAATCTCTGTGATATCAAAGGACAGGGAAATGAACAACCTGAGTTTCACATTTCACTCTGACTGTTTTTAACCCATTAGCACTTTTTAGAATCATGACCATGAATTTCAGGCAACACGACCACAAATTTCGGTAACAGGACTTGGGGTGATGTGACTTTTGGCAGACTTGACGGTAAATCGTTAGTAAAATGCGtattgaaagaagaaagaaaacacagaTGCATTTATTTTTGGAAACCTTTTGTTGTAGGAATCACGACGACACCTGTCACAGTTGAGTTCCCTGTCTGGTTTAGGAAGTCTTGTTCAAGATATTGCAGAAGAGGGAAACTCACAGACTCATGATTCCACATATGAAGCTAATAACAGTAAGCTAAAAGTTCAAGGTttaccattaattttaaaagctgagcattttattttattaccaGGGCTTCTGGTAGAGTGcgggaaaaaatggaaaatagtgcggaaaattttgccaaatagTGCGGGAAATAGTGcggaaaaaagtgaaatagtGCGGGAAAATGCTAAATAGTGCGGGAATTTTAAGGGGcgtcttctttcctttttttggcttttctagcatttcttaataattaataaaaaaaaattataaagcCCTACCTTTATGGTCCTTTCTTTCTGCTTTGACTTGGTGGCTTGACGATTGTAGATGTCGATCTACTACATATTTTCTCAAATGATCTACCACAACGTTGCACgttgaacaaaacaacaaattttcacttgCGTGAAAAGTTCCACGTTGGTATTGACGGGCTCTCTCACTTGCAGTTATATTTACAGGAAGATGTTGTTCCTTTTTTGGTTTAGACTTTGTAGTGAGAAACTTCTCCATTTTGAACAAAGTGAAAAAGGATTCGCGCCAAAAATTTCAATGGCATTTCAAACAATAGCAGCTATTGGCCATGACCGCGAAATTGTTAGCCAATAAAATAACACGTTGCAAGAATGAATTGGTGCTCAGGCTCACGCGCATTTCGCTTACAACGCCTGACTTATTTTTCGCTCGTTCCTTCGGGTTTGGGAGGCGGCAAAGGTAAATATCTGTCGTTTAATGCACTATATCATCTTGTAAACACAAAGTTCATCGCATTTATTGCGGTTTTCAAAGCTAATTTTGTAGCTTATGGGTTTTTTTagcaaataaatgcaaaaagtGCGGCAAAGTGCGGGAAAAAGCGAATAGTGCGAAATAGTGCGATTTTTGGTCGATAGTGCAGGATCGCACCCTCACACTTTGCCAGAAGCCCTGTATTACAGTAGGAGAAcatgttctttcttttgtaaattcAATCCACCCTGAAAGACTGAAAAAGTGCTTTGATGCTATTATTAAGTAATTAGCTTATTCTTAGTACGGttacagaaaatgaaagaaaacagaagatAGAACGATAATAAAgttaattattactgtttcaTGTTGGATTTTTAGACtcataaataaattttgtggTTTTGTGACCAGCTGTCAATAGATTGTCAGCTTTGTCAGGAACTTACTCTGCATCCACCTTTATGGTTGGAAtgctcaataattattattcttgtagGTTTTTCGGTAAAATTGCATTTGTGTGTGGTTGAATTAGTTCTGCTTGTTTATGCCTTTAAGGTTGGATTCAGAAGGATTCTAGTGCAACAGATTACAGTGATATCACTGAACTAGCTGAGGAGGAAGAGGAGAAGTATTACAAGCATGCTGTTTCTCTATTTTCTCAGAAGAAGGGTGCTAGTTTTGCTGGTAAGTGtttgcaaaaattgtttttcagacCGAGTGTCATTGTCCTTCTCCTGTTCCTCTTGCTTATCATTGTCAAGATCAAAGAAGAGGAGTCACTGAAAAATTGTTAGTTCTGTCCTAAGACTTTCAAAGCATAGATAGTAGAATTCAGATTTAAGACATTGCTCCAAGAGCCTGGAGGCAATTTTGTTCAGTTGTGTCGCATCTTTCCAACCATTGTATGTATATttaatcattttctttcattattttgcatgataagTTTCGAAGGCAACACCCTCCATAATGACAGATTGAAGATATGTCAGAACAGCT is a window of Acropora palmata chromosome 4, jaAcrPala1.3, whole genome shotgun sequence DNA encoding:
- the LOC141878932 gene encoding solute carrier family 25 member 36-like, with amino-acid sequence MNQPRKQQRMMVHFVAGGLGGSVGAFVTCPLEVIQTRLQSSAFHLQRNTKMNTAKPRVIKNISTTAPSANFSTTNVADTTLNIAANRFKGIISYGRLMVQQEGFLSLYKGLGPTLLGVTPSRAIYFSFYSKTKDFLNKCGKFSPDSSPVHMISAAFASFVNHTVTNPLWFVKTRLQLDNRKARQVTAIQIVRDAYKTEGIRAFYRGLSASYVGISETVVHFTIYEKMKVKLINFQRKKNDKFSVLEGTLAAGISKCIAASLCYPHEVARTRLRQQENELLEKNKYKSFLQTLKTVAKEEGWIGLYGGLGTHLLRQVPNTAIMFFTYEFVVYLLDSGSG